In a genomic window of Polyodon spathula isolate WHYD16114869_AA chromosome 21, ASM1765450v1, whole genome shotgun sequence:
- the LOC121296205 gene encoding testis-expressed protein 2-like isoform X1 — translation MTSPSSSHAERTGAMSSKQPATPKLQVQRSLSTETITIHFSAFGKEEEEEEEELYRDSSPEELSDQSVVTALEAKEELQFEHDPTTSASVAVLPVASSTLFSSSAAAVPCEFSTFPSMPHASSTAVAILSPSPAHVISSASLASSSWPSEHKIVTADATASTLSSSSSPSKSAALPFATPVSTLPSTKPFMSLVKSLTSDVEHKETSLRHRHLMKTLVKSLSTDTYRSDTDSVSYRSPDSRLNLHLFKQFTQTRSTGGDSKTAPSSPLTSPLDGRSSFFKVTEVEARIEDTKRRLSEVIYEPFQLLSKMMGDESGSSSSYRPKALSSSASELSNLASFNGLLESNNNYSIKEEECDSEGECLPGDSLPGRIESSSSLEEQGRDAHPDTKSLLGGGTKKVRIPSSLMEKCSLSALASKEEEEFCELYSEDFDLDFKTESDGLKTEASSAVARKEGSTDVCREDEPDVDDEPLPSIPLKTLLALVALVYAYFVLPLPTYVSGLLLGAAVGFTITVGVVWLVAPRSSAHLRKRRGHQWNTAHLDIKEPGIFKGWMNEISSYDPETYHATLTHSVYVRLEGSTLRLSKPNKNISRRASFNEPKPDVTYISQKIYDLTASKIHLVPQSLARKRVWNKKYPICIELGKQDDFMSKAEAGGDREGEEERVEAGGEELKQPLLSQEGGQPAQPPSHRDPTLYLFGRTGREKEEWFHRILLASRLKLDAKKASSLPGNKPGKESSSSSLWFAPSHSRNNSQSGALTHSRSSSKGSVEDVMSPPKQKELAASVRQKMLLDYNVFMAKYIPLESSNSPAQSPAHSTDSSPSTASKLASNPLVEEPETWVNALLGRIFWDFLREKYWSDIVSKKIQMKLSKIRLPYFMNELTLTELDMGVAVPKILQASKPSIDHQGLWIDLEISYNGSFLMTLETKMNLTRLGKDPVGEGLGRVGEIGKEGVRPRTYCLADSDEESSSAGSSDEEDPPDLTAGDKALALGAEGFVGGHRASKIMRFVDKITKSKYFQKATETEFIKKKIEEVSNTPLLLTVEVQECRGTLAVNIPPPPTDRIWYGFRSPPHLELKARPKLGEREVTFAHVTDWIENKLEREFQKIFVMPNMDDVYMTVMHSALDPRSGVAGELLKEPSPDAAERL, via the exons ATGACAAGTCCGAGCAGTAGCCATGCAGAAAGAACAGGTGCAATGTCCTCGAAGCAGCCGGCCACCCCCAAACTGCAGGTCCAGCGCTCCCTCTCAACAGAGACCATCACCATCCACTTCTCTGCCTTTGggaaggaggaagaggaagaggaagaggagctgtACAGAGATTCTTCCCCTGAGGAGCTGAGCGACCAAAGCGTTGTGACTGCCCTCGAAGCCAAGGAAGAGCTTCAGTTTGAGCATGATCCCACTACCTCAGCTAGCGTGGCTGTCCTGCCGGTGGCCTCATCAACACTATTCTCCTCTTCAGCAGCAGCGGTGCCATGTGAGTTCTCCACCTTCCCGTCCATGCCACACGCCTCCAGCACAGCTGTGGCCATATTGTCACCATCGCCAGCCCACGTGATCTCTTCGGCAAGCTTGGCGAGCTCATCCTGGCCTTCGGAACACAAAATAGTTACTGCCGATGCCACCGCGAGCACTttgtcctcctcttcctccccgtCCAAATCAGCAGCCCTCCCCTTCGCCACTCCTGTGTCCACCCTCCCCAGCACCAAGCCCTTCATGAGCCTTGTCAAGTCTCTCACCTCTGATGTGGAGCACAAAGAGACCTCGCTGAGGCACCGGCACCTGATGAAGACACTGGTCAAGTCCCTGTCCACCGACACCTACAGATCGGACACGGACTCTGTGTCGTACCGCTCGCCCGACTCCCGGCTGAACCTGCACCTCTTCAAGCAGTTCACTCAGACCCGCAGTACGGGCGGGGACTCTAAGACCGCCCCCTCGTCCCCCCTCACTTCCCCCTTGGACGGACGCTCCTCGTTCTTCAAGGTGACCGAGGTGGAGGCCAGGATCGAGGACACCAAGAGACGTCTCTCAGAGGTGATCTACGAACCTTTCCAGCTCCTCAGCAAGATGATGGGCGATGagagcggcagcagcagcagctacagaCCAAAGGCATTGTCTTCGAGCGCCTCCGAGCTCTCGAACCTTGCCAGTTTCAACGGACTCCTGGAGAGCAATAACAACTACAGCATCAAGGAGGAAGAGTGTGACTCGGAGGGCGAGTGTCTGCCGGGGGATTCGCTTCCTGGCCGGATTGAAAGCTCCTCAAGCTTGGAGGAGCAGGGGAGAGACGCGCACCCTGACACTAAAAGCCTGCTAGGCGGCGGCACAAAGAAAGTAAGGATACCATCTTCCTTGATGGAGAAGTGCTCTCTGTCTGCGCTGGCCAGCAAAGAGGAGGAGGAGTTTTGCGAACTGTACAGtgaagactttgacctggacttcAAAACGGAAAGCGACGGGCTCAAAACGGAGGCCTCCAGTGCAGTGGCGCGTAAGGAAGGAAGCACGGACGTCTGCAGGGAAGATGAGCCCGATGTGGATGATGAGCCGCTGCCCAGCATACCTCTCAAAACCTTGCTCGCTCTCGTCGCGCTTGTGTATGCCTACTTTGTACTGCCTTTGCCTACTTATGTGAGCGGCCTTCTGCTGGGAGCTGCGGTTGGGTTCACGATCACTGTCGGGGTCGTGTGGCTGGTGGCGCCCAGGAGCTCCGCGCATCTTCGCAAGCGCAGGGGCCACCAGTGGAACACCGCACACTTGGATATCAAAGAGCCTGGGATCTTTAAG GGCTGGATGAATGAAATCTCCAGTTACGACCCAGAAACATACCACGCCACGTTGACGCACTCTGTCTACGTGCGACTCGAGGGGTCCACGCTGAGGCTCTCCAAACCCAACAAAAACATCTCCAGGAGGGCGTCCTTCAACGAGCCCAAGCCAGACGTCACCTACATCAGCCAGAAGATTTACGATCTCACCGCCAGCAAG ATTCACCTTGTGCCCCAGAGCCTGGCCCGGAAGAGGGTTTGGAACAAAAAGTACCCGATCTGCATCGAGCTGGGCAAGCAGGATGACTTCATGTCGAAAGCAGAGGCGGGGggggacagggagggagaggaggagagggttGAGGCCGGAGGGGAGGAGTTGAAGCAGCCCCTGCTCTCCCAGGAGGGGGGGCAGCCGGCCCAGCCGCCCAGCCACAGAGACCCCACCCTGTACCTCTTTGGCAGGACGGGGAGGGAGAAGGAGGAGTGGTTCCACAGGATCCTGCTGGCTTCCAGGCTCAAGTTGGACGCCAAGAAAGCATCCAGCTTACCAGGAAACAAGCCCGGtaaagaaagcagcagcagcagcttgt GGTTCGCCCCGTCCCACAGCAGGAATAACAGCCAGTCGGGGGCGCTGACGCACAGCCGCAGCAGCAGCAAGGGCAGCGTGGAGGACGTAATGTCTCCACCCAAGCAGAAGGAGCTGGCAGCCAGCGTGAGGCAGAAGATGCTGCTGGACTACAACGTGTTCATGGCCAAATACATCCCCCTGGAAAGCAGCAACAGCCCTGCCCAGAGCCCAGCCCACAGCACTGACAGCAGCCCCAGCACCGCTAGCAAG ttgGCAAGCAATCCGCTAGTGGAAGAGCCCGAGACCTGGGTCAACGCTTTGCTCGGGAGGATATTCTGGGATTTCCTCAGAGAGAAGTACTGGTCCGACATTGTGTCCAAAAAGATCCAGATGAAGCTGAGCAAAATCAGG CTGCCATACTTCATGAATGAACTGACTCTAACAGAACTGGACATGGGAGTCGCTGTTCCGAAAATCCTGCAAGCCTCCAAGCCCTCCATTGATCACCAAG GTCTGTGGATTGATTTGGAGATTTCCTACAATGGGTCTTTTCTGATGACGCTGGAAACTAAAATGAACTTAACGAGGCTGGGCAAGGACCCCGTCGGGGAGGGACTCGGACGAGTCGGGGAAATCGGGAAAGAAGG GGTCAGGCCGAGGACGTACTGTCTGGCAGACAGCGATGAGGAGTCCTCGAGCGCCGGCTCCTCGGATGAAGAGGACCCCCCTGACCTGACTGCGGGAGACAAGGCTTTAGCACTGGGAGCAGAAGG cttcgtCGGAGGGCATCGAGCCAGCAAGATTATGAGATTTGTAGATAAAATTACGAAATCCAAATATTTTCAGAAAGCTACAGAGACGgagtttattaaaaagaaaatcgaGGAGGTTTCCAACACTCCGCTGCTGCTGACTGTGGAAGTCCAGGAGTGCAGAGGCACTCTGGCTGTGAACATTCCCCCGCCACCTACTGACAGGATATG gtaTGGTTTCCGAAGCCCGCCACATCTGGAACTGAAGGCACGTCCCAAGCTGGGCGAGAGAGAAGTAACTTTCGCACACGTGACGGACTGGATAGAAAATAAACTGGAGCGCGAGTTTCAG aaaatatttgTCATGCCAAACATGGATGATGTCTACATGACTGTAATGCATTCAGCCCTGGACCCCAGGTCAGGAGTGGCAGGGGAGCTTTTGAAGGAACCCAGCCCGGACGCTGCTGAGCGCCTATGA
- the LOC121296205 gene encoding testis-expressed protein 2-like isoform X2 gives MTSPSSSHAERTGAMSSKQPATPKLQVQRSLSTETITIHFSAFGKEEEEEEEELYRDSSPEELSDQSVVTALEAKEELQFEHDPTTSASVAVLPVASSTLFSSSAAAVPCEFSTFPSMPHASSTAVAILSPSPAHVISSASLASSSWPSEHKIVTADATASTLSSSSSPSKSAALPFATPVSTLPSTKPFMSLVKSLTSDVEHKETSLRHRHLMKTLVKSLSTDTYRSDTDSVSYRSPDSRLNLHLFKQFTQTRSTGGDSKTAPSSPLTSPLDGRSSFFKVTEVEARIEDTKRRLSEVIYEPFQLLSKMMGDESGSSSSYRPKALSSSASELSNLASFNGLLESNNNYSIKEEECDSEGECLPGDSLPGRIESSSSLEEQGRDAHPDTKSLLGGGTKKVRIPSSLMEKCSLSALASKEEEEFCELYSEDFDLDFKTESDGLKTEASSAVARKEGSTDVCREDEPDVDDEPLPSIPLKTLLALVALVYAYFVLPLPTYVSGLLLGAAVGFTITVGVVWLVAPRSSAHLRKRRGHQWNTAHLDIKEPGIFKGWMNEISSYDPETYHATLTHSVYVRLEGSTLRLSKPNKNISRRASFNEPKPDVTYISQKIYDLTASKIHLVPQSLARKRVWNKKYPICIELGKQDDFMSKAEAGGDREGEEERVEAGGEELKQPLLSQEGGQPAQPPSHRDPTLYLFGRTGREKEEWFHRILLASRLKLDAKKASSLPGNKPGKESSSSSLWFAPSHSRNNSQSGALTHSRSSSKGSVEDVMSPPKQKELAASVRQKMLLDYNVFMAKYIPLESSNSPAQSPAHSTDSSPSTASKLASNPLVEEPETWVNALLGRIFWDFLREKYWSDIVSKKIQMKLSKIRLPYFMNELTLTELDMGVAVPKILQASKPSIDHQGLWIDLEISYNGSFLMTLETKMNLTRLGKDPVGEGLGRVGEIGKEGPRTYCLADSDEESSSAGSSDEEDPPDLTAGDKALALGAEGFVGGHRASKIMRFVDKITKSKYFQKATETEFIKKKIEEVSNTPLLLTVEVQECRGTLAVNIPPPPTDRIWYGFRSPPHLELKARPKLGEREVTFAHVTDWIENKLEREFQKIFVMPNMDDVYMTVMHSALDPRSGVAGELLKEPSPDAAERL, from the exons ATGACAAGTCCGAGCAGTAGCCATGCAGAAAGAACAGGTGCAATGTCCTCGAAGCAGCCGGCCACCCCCAAACTGCAGGTCCAGCGCTCCCTCTCAACAGAGACCATCACCATCCACTTCTCTGCCTTTGggaaggaggaagaggaagaggaagaggagctgtACAGAGATTCTTCCCCTGAGGAGCTGAGCGACCAAAGCGTTGTGACTGCCCTCGAAGCCAAGGAAGAGCTTCAGTTTGAGCATGATCCCACTACCTCAGCTAGCGTGGCTGTCCTGCCGGTGGCCTCATCAACACTATTCTCCTCTTCAGCAGCAGCGGTGCCATGTGAGTTCTCCACCTTCCCGTCCATGCCACACGCCTCCAGCACAGCTGTGGCCATATTGTCACCATCGCCAGCCCACGTGATCTCTTCGGCAAGCTTGGCGAGCTCATCCTGGCCTTCGGAACACAAAATAGTTACTGCCGATGCCACCGCGAGCACTttgtcctcctcttcctccccgtCCAAATCAGCAGCCCTCCCCTTCGCCACTCCTGTGTCCACCCTCCCCAGCACCAAGCCCTTCATGAGCCTTGTCAAGTCTCTCACCTCTGATGTGGAGCACAAAGAGACCTCGCTGAGGCACCGGCACCTGATGAAGACACTGGTCAAGTCCCTGTCCACCGACACCTACAGATCGGACACGGACTCTGTGTCGTACCGCTCGCCCGACTCCCGGCTGAACCTGCACCTCTTCAAGCAGTTCACTCAGACCCGCAGTACGGGCGGGGACTCTAAGACCGCCCCCTCGTCCCCCCTCACTTCCCCCTTGGACGGACGCTCCTCGTTCTTCAAGGTGACCGAGGTGGAGGCCAGGATCGAGGACACCAAGAGACGTCTCTCAGAGGTGATCTACGAACCTTTCCAGCTCCTCAGCAAGATGATGGGCGATGagagcggcagcagcagcagctacagaCCAAAGGCATTGTCTTCGAGCGCCTCCGAGCTCTCGAACCTTGCCAGTTTCAACGGACTCCTGGAGAGCAATAACAACTACAGCATCAAGGAGGAAGAGTGTGACTCGGAGGGCGAGTGTCTGCCGGGGGATTCGCTTCCTGGCCGGATTGAAAGCTCCTCAAGCTTGGAGGAGCAGGGGAGAGACGCGCACCCTGACACTAAAAGCCTGCTAGGCGGCGGCACAAAGAAAGTAAGGATACCATCTTCCTTGATGGAGAAGTGCTCTCTGTCTGCGCTGGCCAGCAAAGAGGAGGAGGAGTTTTGCGAACTGTACAGtgaagactttgacctggacttcAAAACGGAAAGCGACGGGCTCAAAACGGAGGCCTCCAGTGCAGTGGCGCGTAAGGAAGGAAGCACGGACGTCTGCAGGGAAGATGAGCCCGATGTGGATGATGAGCCGCTGCCCAGCATACCTCTCAAAACCTTGCTCGCTCTCGTCGCGCTTGTGTATGCCTACTTTGTACTGCCTTTGCCTACTTATGTGAGCGGCCTTCTGCTGGGAGCTGCGGTTGGGTTCACGATCACTGTCGGGGTCGTGTGGCTGGTGGCGCCCAGGAGCTCCGCGCATCTTCGCAAGCGCAGGGGCCACCAGTGGAACACCGCACACTTGGATATCAAAGAGCCTGGGATCTTTAAG GGCTGGATGAATGAAATCTCCAGTTACGACCCAGAAACATACCACGCCACGTTGACGCACTCTGTCTACGTGCGACTCGAGGGGTCCACGCTGAGGCTCTCCAAACCCAACAAAAACATCTCCAGGAGGGCGTCCTTCAACGAGCCCAAGCCAGACGTCACCTACATCAGCCAGAAGATTTACGATCTCACCGCCAGCAAG ATTCACCTTGTGCCCCAGAGCCTGGCCCGGAAGAGGGTTTGGAACAAAAAGTACCCGATCTGCATCGAGCTGGGCAAGCAGGATGACTTCATGTCGAAAGCAGAGGCGGGGggggacagggagggagaggaggagagggttGAGGCCGGAGGGGAGGAGTTGAAGCAGCCCCTGCTCTCCCAGGAGGGGGGGCAGCCGGCCCAGCCGCCCAGCCACAGAGACCCCACCCTGTACCTCTTTGGCAGGACGGGGAGGGAGAAGGAGGAGTGGTTCCACAGGATCCTGCTGGCTTCCAGGCTCAAGTTGGACGCCAAGAAAGCATCCAGCTTACCAGGAAACAAGCCCGGtaaagaaagcagcagcagcagcttgt GGTTCGCCCCGTCCCACAGCAGGAATAACAGCCAGTCGGGGGCGCTGACGCACAGCCGCAGCAGCAGCAAGGGCAGCGTGGAGGACGTAATGTCTCCACCCAAGCAGAAGGAGCTGGCAGCCAGCGTGAGGCAGAAGATGCTGCTGGACTACAACGTGTTCATGGCCAAATACATCCCCCTGGAAAGCAGCAACAGCCCTGCCCAGAGCCCAGCCCACAGCACTGACAGCAGCCCCAGCACCGCTAGCAAG ttgGCAAGCAATCCGCTAGTGGAAGAGCCCGAGACCTGGGTCAACGCTTTGCTCGGGAGGATATTCTGGGATTTCCTCAGAGAGAAGTACTGGTCCGACATTGTGTCCAAAAAGATCCAGATGAAGCTGAGCAAAATCAGG CTGCCATACTTCATGAATGAACTGACTCTAACAGAACTGGACATGGGAGTCGCTGTTCCGAAAATCCTGCAAGCCTCCAAGCCCTCCATTGATCACCAAG GTCTGTGGATTGATTTGGAGATTTCCTACAATGGGTCTTTTCTGATGACGCTGGAAACTAAAATGAACTTAACGAGGCTGGGCAAGGACCCCGTCGGGGAGGGACTCGGACGAGTCGGGGAAATCGGGAAAGAAGG GCCGAGGACGTACTGTCTGGCAGACAGCGATGAGGAGTCCTCGAGCGCCGGCTCCTCGGATGAAGAGGACCCCCCTGACCTGACTGCGGGAGACAAGGCTTTAGCACTGGGAGCAGAAGG cttcgtCGGAGGGCATCGAGCCAGCAAGATTATGAGATTTGTAGATAAAATTACGAAATCCAAATATTTTCAGAAAGCTACAGAGACGgagtttattaaaaagaaaatcgaGGAGGTTTCCAACACTCCGCTGCTGCTGACTGTGGAAGTCCAGGAGTGCAGAGGCACTCTGGCTGTGAACATTCCCCCGCCACCTACTGACAGGATATG gtaTGGTTTCCGAAGCCCGCCACATCTGGAACTGAAGGCACGTCCCAAGCTGGGCGAGAGAGAAGTAACTTTCGCACACGTGACGGACTGGATAGAAAATAAACTGGAGCGCGAGTTTCAG aaaatatttgTCATGCCAAACATGGATGATGTCTACATGACTGTAATGCATTCAGCCCTGGACCCCAGGTCAGGAGTGGCAGGGGAGCTTTTGAAGGAACCCAGCCCGGACGCTGCTGAGCGCCTATGA
- the LOC121296205 gene encoding testis-expressed protein 2-like isoform X4, which translates to MTSPSSSHAERTGAMSSKQPATPKLQVQRSLSTETITIHFSAFGKEEEEEEEELYRDSSPEELSDQSVVTALEAKEELQFEHDPTTSASVAVLPVASSTLFSSSAAAVPCEFSTFPSMPHASSTAVAILSPSPAHVISSASLASSSWPSEHKIVTADATASTLSSSSSPSKSAALPFATPVSTLPSTKPFMSLVKSLTSDVEHKETSLRHRHLMKTLVKSLSTDTYRSDTDSVSYRSPDSRLNLHLFKQFTQTRSTGGDSKTAPSSPLTSPLDGRSSFFKVTEVEARIEDTKRRLSEVIYEPFQLLSKMMGDESGSSSSYRPKALSSSASELSNLASFNGLLESNNNYSIKEEECDSEGECLPGDSLPGRIESSSSLEEQGRDAHPDTKSLLGGGTKKVRIPSSLMEKCSLSALASKEEEEFCELYSEDFDLDFKTESDGLKTEASSAVARKEGSTDVCREDEPDVDDEPLPSIPLKTLLALVALVYAYFVLPLPTYVSGLLLGAAVGFTITVGVVWLVAPRSSAHLRKRRGHQWNTAHLDIKEPGIFKGWMNEISSYDPETYHATLTHSVYVRLEGSTLRLSKPNKNISRRASFNEPKPDVTYISQKIYDLTASKIHLVPQSLARKRVWNKKYPICIELGKQDDFMSKAEAGGDREGEEERVEAGGEELKQPLLSQEGGQPAQPPSHRDPTLYLFGRTGREKEEWFHRILLASRLKLDAKKASSLPGNKPGFAPSHSRNNSQSGALTHSRSSSKGSVEDVMSPPKQKELAASVRQKMLLDYNVFMAKYIPLESSNSPAQSPAHSTDSSPSTASKLASNPLVEEPETWVNALLGRIFWDFLREKYWSDIVSKKIQMKLSKIRLPYFMNELTLTELDMGVAVPKILQASKPSIDHQGLWIDLEISYNGSFLMTLETKMNLTRLGKDPVGEGLGRVGEIGKEGPRTYCLADSDEESSSAGSSDEEDPPDLTAGDKALALGAEGFVGGHRASKIMRFVDKITKSKYFQKATETEFIKKKIEEVSNTPLLLTVEVQECRGTLAVNIPPPPTDRIWYGFRSPPHLELKARPKLGEREVTFAHVTDWIENKLEREFQKIFVMPNMDDVYMTVMHSALDPRSGVAGELLKEPSPDAAERL; encoded by the exons ATGACAAGTCCGAGCAGTAGCCATGCAGAAAGAACAGGTGCAATGTCCTCGAAGCAGCCGGCCACCCCCAAACTGCAGGTCCAGCGCTCCCTCTCAACAGAGACCATCACCATCCACTTCTCTGCCTTTGggaaggaggaagaggaagaggaagaggagctgtACAGAGATTCTTCCCCTGAGGAGCTGAGCGACCAAAGCGTTGTGACTGCCCTCGAAGCCAAGGAAGAGCTTCAGTTTGAGCATGATCCCACTACCTCAGCTAGCGTGGCTGTCCTGCCGGTGGCCTCATCAACACTATTCTCCTCTTCAGCAGCAGCGGTGCCATGTGAGTTCTCCACCTTCCCGTCCATGCCACACGCCTCCAGCACAGCTGTGGCCATATTGTCACCATCGCCAGCCCACGTGATCTCTTCGGCAAGCTTGGCGAGCTCATCCTGGCCTTCGGAACACAAAATAGTTACTGCCGATGCCACCGCGAGCACTttgtcctcctcttcctccccgtCCAAATCAGCAGCCCTCCCCTTCGCCACTCCTGTGTCCACCCTCCCCAGCACCAAGCCCTTCATGAGCCTTGTCAAGTCTCTCACCTCTGATGTGGAGCACAAAGAGACCTCGCTGAGGCACCGGCACCTGATGAAGACACTGGTCAAGTCCCTGTCCACCGACACCTACAGATCGGACACGGACTCTGTGTCGTACCGCTCGCCCGACTCCCGGCTGAACCTGCACCTCTTCAAGCAGTTCACTCAGACCCGCAGTACGGGCGGGGACTCTAAGACCGCCCCCTCGTCCCCCCTCACTTCCCCCTTGGACGGACGCTCCTCGTTCTTCAAGGTGACCGAGGTGGAGGCCAGGATCGAGGACACCAAGAGACGTCTCTCAGAGGTGATCTACGAACCTTTCCAGCTCCTCAGCAAGATGATGGGCGATGagagcggcagcagcagcagctacagaCCAAAGGCATTGTCTTCGAGCGCCTCCGAGCTCTCGAACCTTGCCAGTTTCAACGGACTCCTGGAGAGCAATAACAACTACAGCATCAAGGAGGAAGAGTGTGACTCGGAGGGCGAGTGTCTGCCGGGGGATTCGCTTCCTGGCCGGATTGAAAGCTCCTCAAGCTTGGAGGAGCAGGGGAGAGACGCGCACCCTGACACTAAAAGCCTGCTAGGCGGCGGCACAAAGAAAGTAAGGATACCATCTTCCTTGATGGAGAAGTGCTCTCTGTCTGCGCTGGCCAGCAAAGAGGAGGAGGAGTTTTGCGAACTGTACAGtgaagactttgacctggacttcAAAACGGAAAGCGACGGGCTCAAAACGGAGGCCTCCAGTGCAGTGGCGCGTAAGGAAGGAAGCACGGACGTCTGCAGGGAAGATGAGCCCGATGTGGATGATGAGCCGCTGCCCAGCATACCTCTCAAAACCTTGCTCGCTCTCGTCGCGCTTGTGTATGCCTACTTTGTACTGCCTTTGCCTACTTATGTGAGCGGCCTTCTGCTGGGAGCTGCGGTTGGGTTCACGATCACTGTCGGGGTCGTGTGGCTGGTGGCGCCCAGGAGCTCCGCGCATCTTCGCAAGCGCAGGGGCCACCAGTGGAACACCGCACACTTGGATATCAAAGAGCCTGGGATCTTTAAG GGCTGGATGAATGAAATCTCCAGTTACGACCCAGAAACATACCACGCCACGTTGACGCACTCTGTCTACGTGCGACTCGAGGGGTCCACGCTGAGGCTCTCCAAACCCAACAAAAACATCTCCAGGAGGGCGTCCTTCAACGAGCCCAAGCCAGACGTCACCTACATCAGCCAGAAGATTTACGATCTCACCGCCAGCAAG ATTCACCTTGTGCCCCAGAGCCTGGCCCGGAAGAGGGTTTGGAACAAAAAGTACCCGATCTGCATCGAGCTGGGCAAGCAGGATGACTTCATGTCGAAAGCAGAGGCGGGGggggacagggagggagaggaggagagggttGAGGCCGGAGGGGAGGAGTTGAAGCAGCCCCTGCTCTCCCAGGAGGGGGGGCAGCCGGCCCAGCCGCCCAGCCACAGAGACCCCACCCTGTACCTCTTTGGCAGGACGGGGAGGGAGAAGGAGGAGTGGTTCCACAGGATCCTGCTGGCTTCCAGGCTCAAGTTGGACGCCAAGAAAGCATCCAGCTTACCAGGAAACAAGCCCG GGTTCGCCCCGTCCCACAGCAGGAATAACAGCCAGTCGGGGGCGCTGACGCACAGCCGCAGCAGCAGCAAGGGCAGCGTGGAGGACGTAATGTCTCCACCCAAGCAGAAGGAGCTGGCAGCCAGCGTGAGGCAGAAGATGCTGCTGGACTACAACGTGTTCATGGCCAAATACATCCCCCTGGAAAGCAGCAACAGCCCTGCCCAGAGCCCAGCCCACAGCACTGACAGCAGCCCCAGCACCGCTAGCAAG ttgGCAAGCAATCCGCTAGTGGAAGAGCCCGAGACCTGGGTCAACGCTTTGCTCGGGAGGATATTCTGGGATTTCCTCAGAGAGAAGTACTGGTCCGACATTGTGTCCAAAAAGATCCAGATGAAGCTGAGCAAAATCAGG CTGCCATACTTCATGAATGAACTGACTCTAACAGAACTGGACATGGGAGTCGCTGTTCCGAAAATCCTGCAAGCCTCCAAGCCCTCCATTGATCACCAAG GTCTGTGGATTGATTTGGAGATTTCCTACAATGGGTCTTTTCTGATGACGCTGGAAACTAAAATGAACTTAACGAGGCTGGGCAAGGACCCCGTCGGGGAGGGACTCGGACGAGTCGGGGAAATCGGGAAAGAAGG GCCGAGGACGTACTGTCTGGCAGACAGCGATGAGGAGTCCTCGAGCGCCGGCTCCTCGGATGAAGAGGACCCCCCTGACCTGACTGCGGGAGACAAGGCTTTAGCACTGGGAGCAGAAGG cttcgtCGGAGGGCATCGAGCCAGCAAGATTATGAGATTTGTAGATAAAATTACGAAATCCAAATATTTTCAGAAAGCTACAGAGACGgagtttattaaaaagaaaatcgaGGAGGTTTCCAACACTCCGCTGCTGCTGACTGTGGAAGTCCAGGAGTGCAGAGGCACTCTGGCTGTGAACATTCCCCCGCCACCTACTGACAGGATATG gtaTGGTTTCCGAAGCCCGCCACATCTGGAACTGAAGGCACGTCCCAAGCTGGGCGAGAGAGAAGTAACTTTCGCACACGTGACGGACTGGATAGAAAATAAACTGGAGCGCGAGTTTCAG aaaatatttgTCATGCCAAACATGGATGATGTCTACATGACTGTAATGCATTCAGCCCTGGACCCCAGGTCAGGAGTGGCAGGGGAGCTTTTGAAGGAACCCAGCCCGGACGCTGCTGAGCGCCTATGA